The proteins below come from a single Drosophila suzukii chromosome X, CBGP_Dsuzu_IsoJpt1.0, whole genome shotgun sequence genomic window:
- the LOC108014920 gene encoding eye-specific diacylglycerol kinase isoform X15 has translation MFISYLNCDASSNNSSYNCGSSNGNSNSSSNSNISNSNTDICNNFNCSSSNTNRDCNCNSDTCSNIKCSSSHSQNSTGSTNANSNTIIDSNGDCNICNDINCSNSSSSNCNKSSDCNYSNSVGVENCSCNCNICNNINCSSSNCPCSNSNTSSNAPAAIFGMERLLHAVREEFQTEDEYEEELDRLHRSSISSCCSSNSNSYISNSNSDGSNTSASQPLSPSLPTPRRRLQRSDSFGSVGGGVAGGVAGAGAAGAGGVRRFRRSSIGMQRKSAFRQRKLDSLGAWRRKSRRTASASNSRRPIRIVPDWTENAVQGEHYWKPTSASGDLCCLNEECIKSGQRMKCSACQLVAHHNCIPFVNEKSTLACKPTYRDVGIRQYREQTTTHHHWVHRKLEKGKCKQCGKFFPMKQAVQSKLFGSKEIVALACAWCHEVYHNKEACFNQSKIGEECRLGNYAPIIVPPSWIVKLPTKGNFKSSIRVSNKNNAASGSGGGAGGSGGGGAGGGGGGGGKSKKQTQRRQKGKEEKKEPRAFIVKPIPSPEVIPVIVFINPKSGGNQGHKLLGKFQHLLNPRQVFDLTQGGPKMGLDMFRKAPNLRVLACGGDGTVGWVLSVLDQIQPPLQPVPAVGVLPLGTGNDLARALGWGGSIFFQGYTDEPIGKVLREIGMSQCVLMDRWRVKVTPNEDVTDDHVDRSKPNVPLNVINNYFSFGVDAHIALEFHEAREAHPERFNSRLRNKMYYGQMGGKDLILRQYRNLSQWVTLECDGQDFTGKLRDAGCHAVLFLNIPSYGGGTHPWNDSFGASKPSIDDGLMEVVGLTTYQLPMLQAGMHGTCICQCRKARIITKRTIPMQVDGEACRVKPSVIEIELLNKALMLSKRKHGRGDVQVNPLEKMQLNILRVTMQQYEQYHYDKEMLRKLANKLGQIEIESQCDLEHVRNMLNTKFEESISYPKVSQDWCFIDSCTAEHYFRIDRAQEHLHYICDIAIDELYILDHEAATMPQTPDQERSFAAFSQRQAQNERRQLDQAQGHGPGSTDEDLQIGSKPIKVMKWKSNKDRLFSFNEDVFGYGFSPILEQTSDAILLAAQSGDLNMLRALHEQGYSLQSVNKNGQTALHFACKYNHRDIVKYIIASATRRLINMADKELGQTALHIAAEQNRRDICVMLVAAGAHLDSMDSGGNTPMMVAFNKNANEIATYLESKQGTQPVDGWFDD, from the exons ATGTTCATATCTTATTTGAACTGTGacgccagcagcaacaacagcagctacaactgcggcagcagcaacggcaacagcaatagcagcagcaacagcaacattaGCAATAGCAACACTGATATTTGCAACAATttcaactgcagcagcagcaacacgaACAGAGattgcaactgcaacagcgATACATGCAGCAATATCAAATGCAGCAGCAGCCATAGCCAAAATAGCACTGGTAGCACTAATGCCAACAGCAACACTATCATAGATTCCAACGGCGATTGCAATATCTGCAACGATATTAactgcagcaacagcagcagcagcaactgcaacaaaAGCAGCGATTGCAACTATAGCAACAGTGTTGGCGTGGAGAATTGCAGCTGTAATTGCAATATATGCAACAATatcaactgcagcagcagcaattgtccctgcagcaacagcaacaccagcagcaacgCCCCCGCAGCAATATTCGGCATGGAGCGATTATTGCACGCAGTTCGCGAGGAGTTCCAAACAGAGGATGAGTACGAGGAGGAGTTGGACAGGTTGCACAGGAGCAGCATCAGCAGttgctgcagcagcaacagcaacagctacatcagcaacagcaacagcgaCGGCAGCAACACATCGGCTTCGCAGCCTCTGTCGCCGTCGCTGCCGACGCCACGACGTCGACTTCAGCGCAGCGATAGTTTCGGATCGGTTGGGGGCGGTGTggcggggggcgtggccggCGCGGGGGCGGCGGGAGCGGGCGGAGTGCGGCGCTTTCGCCGCTCCTCAATCGGCATGCAGCGGAAGTCGGCCTTCCGGCAGCGGAAGCTCGACTCCCTGGGGGCGTGGCGGCGGAAGAG CAGGCGTACCGCTTCCGCCAGCAATTCCCGGAGACCCATAAGGATTGTGCCCGACTGGACTGAGAATGCGGTGCAGGGCGAGCACTACTGGAAGCCCACCTCGGCCTCCGGCGATCTTTGCTGCCTGAATGAGGAGTGCATT AAAAGCGGTCAGCGGATGAAGTGCTCCGCCTGCCAGCTGGTTGCGCACCACAACTGCATTCCCTTCGTGAACGAGAAGAGCACCCTGGCCTGCAAGCCGACCTACCGGGACGTGGGCATCCGGCAGTACCGGGAGCAgaccaccacccaccaccacTGGGTGCACCGCAAGCTGGAGAAGGGCAAGTGCAAGCAGTGCGGCAAG TTCTTTCCTATGAAGCAGGCGGTGCAAAGCAAGCTTTTTGGGTCGAAGGAGATTGTGGCGTTGGCCTGTGCCTGGTGCCACGAGGTCTACCACAACAAGGAGGCCTGTTTTAACCAGTCCAAAATCGGCGAGGAGTGTCGTCTGG GCAACTATGCGCCCATCATTGTGCCGCCTTCGTGGATTGTAAAGCTGCCGACCAAGGGCAACTTCAAGTCCTCGATACGCGTGAGCAACAAGAACAATGCCGCCTCCGGGTCAGGGGGCGGGGCAGGTGGCTCGGGGGGCGGCGGGGCAGGAGGCGGAGGCGGGGGCGGAGGCAAGAGCAAGAAGCAGACGCAGCGCCGGCAGAAGGGCAAGGAGGAAAAGAAGGAGCCGCGGGCGTTCATTGTGAAGCCCATTCCGTCGCCGGAGGTAATCCCGGTCATTGTGTTTATTAATCCGAAGTCGGGCGGCAATCAGGGCCACAAGCTGCTGGGCAAGTTCCAGCATCTGCTCAATCCGCGCCAGGTGTTCGATCTTACGCAGGGCGGCCCAAAAATGGG CCTGGACATGTTCCGGAAGGCGCCCAATTTGAGGGTCCTGGCGTGCGGAGGCGACGGCACCGTCGGCTGGGTCCTTTCCGTCCTGGACCAGATCCAACCGCCACTCCAACCAGTTCCGGCAGTCGGTGTCCTTCCTTTGGGCACCGGAAATGATCTCGCTCGCGCCCTCGGATGGGGAGGG TCTATTTTCTTTCAGGGCTACACGGACGAGCCGATCGGGAAGGTGCTGAGGGAGATTGGGATGTCGCAGTGCGTGCTCATGGACCGCTGGCGGGTGAAGGTCACGCCCAACGAGGACGTCACCGATGACCATGTGGACCGCAGCAAGCCGAACGTCCCCTTGAACGTCATCAACAACTACTTCTCCTTCGGCGTGGACGCCCATATCGCCCTGGAGTTCCACGAGGCGCGGGAGGCCCATCCGGAGCGCTTCAACTCCCGGCTGCGTAACAAGATGTACTACGGCCAGATGGGCGGCAAGGATCTGATCCTGCGCCAGTACCGCAACCTCTCCCAGTGGGTAACGCTCGAGTGCGACGGCCAGGACTTCACCGGAAAGCTCCGCGACGCCGGCTGCCACGCCGTCCTCTTCCTCAACATTCCCAG CTATGGCGGCGGCACCCACCCGTGGAACGACTCCTTTGGCGCCTCGAAGCCCTCGATCGACGACGGCCTGATGGAGGTGGTCGGACTGACCACCTACCAGCTGCCCATGCTGCAGGCAGGGATGCACGGCACCTGCATCTGCCAGTGCCGGAAGGCCCGTATCATCACCAAACGGACAATTCCGATGCAGGTGGACGGAGAGGCCTGCCGCGTGAAGCCCTCGGTGATCGAGATCGAGCTGCTCAACAAGGCGCTGATGCTGTCCAAAAGGAAGCACGGACGCGGCGATGTCCA GGTAAACCCCCTAGAGAAGATGCAGCTGAACATCTTGCGCGTCACCATGCAACAGTACGAGCAGTACCATTATGACAAGGAGATGCTCCGCAAGCTGGCAAACAAACTTGgccaaatcgaaatcgaaTCCCAGTGCGATCTGGAGCATGTGCGCAACATGCTCAACACCAAGTTCGAGGAATCCATCTCCTATCCGAAGGTCTCCCAGGACTGGTGCTTCATCGACT CCTGCACCGCGGAGCACTACTTCCGCATCGACCGTGCCCAGGAGCACCTGCACTACATCTGCGACATCGCCATCGACGAGCTGTATATCCTGGACCACGAGGCGGCCACCATGCCGCAGACGCCCGACCAGGAGCGCTCCTTCGCGGCCTTCTCGCAGCGGCAGGCGCAGAACGAGAGGCGCCAACTGGACCAGGCCCAGGGCCACGGCCCGGGCAGCACCG aTGAGGATTTGCAAATTGGCTCCAAGCCCATTAAAGTGATGAAGTGGAAGAG CAACAAAGATCGTTTATTCAGTTTCAACGAAGATGTTTTTGGTTATGGATTCAG CCCTATACTGGAGCAAACTTCCGATGCCATACTACTAGCAGCCCAGAGCGGCGATCTCAATATG TTACGTGCACTACATGAACAAGGATACTCACTACAGTCAGTGAACAAGAACGGACAGACGGCGTTGCACTTCGCCTGCAAATACAACCACAGGGACATTGTCAAATATATTATCGCGAGCGCCACACGACGCCTCATCAACATGGCCGACAAGGAGCT TGGACAGACGGCGCTCCACATTGCCGCCGAGCAGAACCGTCGCGACATCTGCGTAATGCTGGTGGCCGCTGGCGCTCATCTGGACAGCATGGACTCCGGCGGAAACACGCCCATGATGGTGGCCTTCAACAAGAACGCCAACGAGATAGCCACGTATTTGGAAAGTAAGCAGGGGACGCAGCCCGTCGACGGCTGGTTTGACGACTAG
- the LOC108014920 gene encoding eye-specific diacylglycerol kinase isoform X16 — protein MFISYLNCDASSNNSSYNCGSSNGNSNSSSNSNISNSNTDICNNFNCSSSNTNRDCNCNSDTCSNIKCSSSHSQNSTGSTNANSNTIIDSNGDCNICNDINCSNSSSSNCNKSSDCNYSNSVGVENCSCNCNICNNINCSSSNCPCSNSNTSSNAPAAIFGMERLLHAVREEFQTEDEYEEELDRLHRSSISSCCSSNSNSYISNSNSDGSNTSASQPLSPSLPTPRRRLQRSDSFGSVGGGVAGGVAGAGAAGAGGVRRFRRSSIGMQRKSAFRQRKLDSLGAWRRKRRTASASNSRRPIRIVPDWTENAVQGEHYWKPTSASGDLCCLNEECIKSGQRMKCSACQLVAHHNCIPFVNEKSTLACKPTYRDVGIRQYREQTTTHHHWVHRKLEKGKCKQCGKFFPMKQAVQSKLFGSKEIVALACAWCHEVYHNKEACFNQSKIGEECRLGNYAPIIVPPSWIVKLPTKGNFKSSIRVSNKNNAASGSGGGAGGSGGGGAGGGGGGGGKSKKQTQRRQKGKEEKKEPRAFIVKPIPSPEVIPVIVFINPKSGGNQGHKLLGKFQHLLNPRQVFDLTQGGPKMGLDMFRKAPNLRVLACGGDGTVGWVLSVLDQIQPPLQPVPAVGVLPLGTGNDLARALGWGGSIFFQGYTDEPIGKVLREIGMSQCVLMDRWRVKVTPNEDVTDDHVDRSKPNVPLNVINNYFSFGVDAHIALEFHEAREAHPERFNSRLRNKMYYGQMGGKDLILRQYRNLSQWVTLECDGQDFTGKLRDAGCHAVLFLNIPSYGGGTHPWNDSFGASKPSIDDGLMEVVGLTTYQLPMLQAGMHGTCICQCRKARIITKRTIPMQVDGEACRVKPSVIEIELLNKALMLSKRKHGRGDVQVNPLEKMQLNILRVTMQQYEQYHYDKEMLRKLANKLGQIEIESQCDLEHVRNMLNTKFEESISYPKVSQDWCFIDSCTAEHYFRIDRAQEHLHYICDIAIDELYILDHEAATMPQTPDQERSFAAFSQRQAQNERRQLDQAQGHGPGSTDEDLQIGSKPIKVMKWKSNKDRLFSFNEDVFGYGFSPILEQTSDAILLAAQSGDLNMLRALHEQGYSLQSVNKNGQTALHFACKYNHRDIVKYIIASATRRLINMADKELGQTALHIAAEQNRRDICVMLVAAGAHLDSMDSGGNTPMMVAFNKNANEIATYLESKQGTQPVDGWFDD, from the exons ATGTTCATATCTTATTTGAACTGTGacgccagcagcaacaacagcagctacaactgcggcagcagcaacggcaacagcaatagcagcagcaacagcaacattaGCAATAGCAACACTGATATTTGCAACAATttcaactgcagcagcagcaacacgaACAGAGattgcaactgcaacagcgATACATGCAGCAATATCAAATGCAGCAGCAGCCATAGCCAAAATAGCACTGGTAGCACTAATGCCAACAGCAACACTATCATAGATTCCAACGGCGATTGCAATATCTGCAACGATATTAactgcagcaacagcagcagcagcaactgcaacaaaAGCAGCGATTGCAACTATAGCAACAGTGTTGGCGTGGAGAATTGCAGCTGTAATTGCAATATATGCAACAATatcaactgcagcagcagcaattgtccctgcagcaacagcaacaccagcagcaacgCCCCCGCAGCAATATTCGGCATGGAGCGATTATTGCACGCAGTTCGCGAGGAGTTCCAAACAGAGGATGAGTACGAGGAGGAGTTGGACAGGTTGCACAGGAGCAGCATCAGCAGttgctgcagcagcaacagcaacagctacatcagcaacagcaacagcgaCGGCAGCAACACATCGGCTTCGCAGCCTCTGTCGCCGTCGCTGCCGACGCCACGACGTCGACTTCAGCGCAGCGATAGTTTCGGATCGGTTGGGGGCGGTGTggcggggggcgtggccggCGCGGGGGCGGCGGGAGCGGGCGGAGTGCGGCGCTTTCGCCGCTCCTCAATCGGCATGCAGCGGAAGTCGGCCTTCCGGCAGCGGAAGCTCGACTCCCTGGGGGCGTGGCGGCGGAAGAG GCGTACCGCTTCCGCCAGCAATTCCCGGAGACCCATAAGGATTGTGCCCGACTGGACTGAGAATGCGGTGCAGGGCGAGCACTACTGGAAGCCCACCTCGGCCTCCGGCGATCTTTGCTGCCTGAATGAGGAGTGCATT AAAAGCGGTCAGCGGATGAAGTGCTCCGCCTGCCAGCTGGTTGCGCACCACAACTGCATTCCCTTCGTGAACGAGAAGAGCACCCTGGCCTGCAAGCCGACCTACCGGGACGTGGGCATCCGGCAGTACCGGGAGCAgaccaccacccaccaccacTGGGTGCACCGCAAGCTGGAGAAGGGCAAGTGCAAGCAGTGCGGCAAG TTCTTTCCTATGAAGCAGGCGGTGCAAAGCAAGCTTTTTGGGTCGAAGGAGATTGTGGCGTTGGCCTGTGCCTGGTGCCACGAGGTCTACCACAACAAGGAGGCCTGTTTTAACCAGTCCAAAATCGGCGAGGAGTGTCGTCTGG GCAACTATGCGCCCATCATTGTGCCGCCTTCGTGGATTGTAAAGCTGCCGACCAAGGGCAACTTCAAGTCCTCGATACGCGTGAGCAACAAGAACAATGCCGCCTCCGGGTCAGGGGGCGGGGCAGGTGGCTCGGGGGGCGGCGGGGCAGGAGGCGGAGGCGGGGGCGGAGGCAAGAGCAAGAAGCAGACGCAGCGCCGGCAGAAGGGCAAGGAGGAAAAGAAGGAGCCGCGGGCGTTCATTGTGAAGCCCATTCCGTCGCCGGAGGTAATCCCGGTCATTGTGTTTATTAATCCGAAGTCGGGCGGCAATCAGGGCCACAAGCTGCTGGGCAAGTTCCAGCATCTGCTCAATCCGCGCCAGGTGTTCGATCTTACGCAGGGCGGCCCAAAAATGGG CCTGGACATGTTCCGGAAGGCGCCCAATTTGAGGGTCCTGGCGTGCGGAGGCGACGGCACCGTCGGCTGGGTCCTTTCCGTCCTGGACCAGATCCAACCGCCACTCCAACCAGTTCCGGCAGTCGGTGTCCTTCCTTTGGGCACCGGAAATGATCTCGCTCGCGCCCTCGGATGGGGAGGG TCTATTTTCTTTCAGGGCTACACGGACGAGCCGATCGGGAAGGTGCTGAGGGAGATTGGGATGTCGCAGTGCGTGCTCATGGACCGCTGGCGGGTGAAGGTCACGCCCAACGAGGACGTCACCGATGACCATGTGGACCGCAGCAAGCCGAACGTCCCCTTGAACGTCATCAACAACTACTTCTCCTTCGGCGTGGACGCCCATATCGCCCTGGAGTTCCACGAGGCGCGGGAGGCCCATCCGGAGCGCTTCAACTCCCGGCTGCGTAACAAGATGTACTACGGCCAGATGGGCGGCAAGGATCTGATCCTGCGCCAGTACCGCAACCTCTCCCAGTGGGTAACGCTCGAGTGCGACGGCCAGGACTTCACCGGAAAGCTCCGCGACGCCGGCTGCCACGCCGTCCTCTTCCTCAACATTCCCAG CTATGGCGGCGGCACCCACCCGTGGAACGACTCCTTTGGCGCCTCGAAGCCCTCGATCGACGACGGCCTGATGGAGGTGGTCGGACTGACCACCTACCAGCTGCCCATGCTGCAGGCAGGGATGCACGGCACCTGCATCTGCCAGTGCCGGAAGGCCCGTATCATCACCAAACGGACAATTCCGATGCAGGTGGACGGAGAGGCCTGCCGCGTGAAGCCCTCGGTGATCGAGATCGAGCTGCTCAACAAGGCGCTGATGCTGTCCAAAAGGAAGCACGGACGCGGCGATGTCCA GGTAAACCCCCTAGAGAAGATGCAGCTGAACATCTTGCGCGTCACCATGCAACAGTACGAGCAGTACCATTATGACAAGGAGATGCTCCGCAAGCTGGCAAACAAACTTGgccaaatcgaaatcgaaTCCCAGTGCGATCTGGAGCATGTGCGCAACATGCTCAACACCAAGTTCGAGGAATCCATCTCCTATCCGAAGGTCTCCCAGGACTGGTGCTTCATCGACT CCTGCACCGCGGAGCACTACTTCCGCATCGACCGTGCCCAGGAGCACCTGCACTACATCTGCGACATCGCCATCGACGAGCTGTATATCCTGGACCACGAGGCGGCCACCATGCCGCAGACGCCCGACCAGGAGCGCTCCTTCGCGGCCTTCTCGCAGCGGCAGGCGCAGAACGAGAGGCGCCAACTGGACCAGGCCCAGGGCCACGGCCCGGGCAGCACCG aTGAGGATTTGCAAATTGGCTCCAAGCCCATTAAAGTGATGAAGTGGAAGAG CAACAAAGATCGTTTATTCAGTTTCAACGAAGATGTTTTTGGTTATGGATTCAG CCCTATACTGGAGCAAACTTCCGATGCCATACTACTAGCAGCCCAGAGCGGCGATCTCAATATG TTACGTGCACTACATGAACAAGGATACTCACTACAGTCAGTGAACAAGAACGGACAGACGGCGTTGCACTTCGCCTGCAAATACAACCACAGGGACATTGTCAAATATATTATCGCGAGCGCCACACGACGCCTCATCAACATGGCCGACAAGGAGCT TGGACAGACGGCGCTCCACATTGCCGCCGAGCAGAACCGTCGCGACATCTGCGTAATGCTGGTGGCCGCTGGCGCTCATCTGGACAGCATGGACTCCGGCGGAAACACGCCCATGATGGTGGCCTTCAACAAGAACGCCAACGAGATAGCCACGTATTTGGAAAGTAAGCAGGGGACGCAGCCCGTCGACGGCTGGTTTGACGACTAG
- the LOC108014920 gene encoding eye-specific diacylglycerol kinase isoform X17 encodes MFISYLNCDASSNNSSYNCGSSNGNSNSSSNSNISNSNTDICNNFNCSSSNTNRDCNCNSDTCSNIKCSSSHSQNSTGSTNANSNTIIDSNGDCNICNDINCSNSSSSNCNKSSDCNYSNSVGVENCSCNCNICNNINCSSSNCPCSNSNTSSNAPAAIFGMERLLHAVREEFQTEDEYEEELDRLHRSSISSCCSSNSNSYISNSNSDGSNTSASQPLSPSLPTPRRRLQRSDSFGSVGGGVAGGVAGAGAAGAGGVRRFRRSSIGMQRKSAFRQRKLDSLGAWRRKRRTASASNSRRPIRIVPDWTENAVQGEHYWKPTSASGDLCCLNEECIKSGQRMKCSACQLVAHHNCIPFVNEKSTLACKPTYRDVGIRQYREQTTTHHHWVHRKLEKGKCKQCGKFFPMKQAVQSKLFGSKEIVALACAWCHEVYHNKEACFNQSKIGEECRLGNYAPIIVPPSWIVKLPTKGNFKSSIRVSNKNNAASGSGGGAGGSGGGGAGGGGGGGGKSKKQTQRRQKGKEEKKEPRAFIVKPIPSPEVIPVIVFINPKSGGNQGHKLLGKFQHLLNPRQVFDLTQGGPKMGLDMFRKAPNLRVLACGGDGTVGWVLSVLDQIQPPLQPVPAVGVLPLGTGNDLARALGWGGGYTDEPIGKVLREIGMSQCVLMDRWRVKVTPNEDVTDDHVDRSKPNVPLNVINNYFSFGVDAHIALEFHEAREAHPERFNSRLRNKMYYGQMGGKDLILRQYRNLSQWVTLECDGQDFTGKLRDAGCHAVLFLNIPSYGGGTHPWNDSFGASKPSIDDGLMEVVGLTTYQLPMLQAGMHGTCICQCRKARIITKRTIPMQVDGEACRVKPSVIEIELLNKALMLSKRKHGRGDVQVNPLEKMQLNILRVTMQQYEQYHYDKEMLRKLANKLGQIEIESQCDLEHVRNMLNTKFEESISYPKVSQDWCFIDSCTAEHYFRIDRAQEHLHYICDIAIDELYILDHEAATMPQTPDQERSFAAFSQRQAQNERRQLDQAQGHGPGSTDEDLQIGSKPIKVMKWKSPILEQTSDAILLAAQSGDLNMLRALHEQGYSLQSVNKNGQTALHFACKYNHRDIVKYIIASATRRLINMADKELGQTALHIAAEQNRRDICVMLVAAGAHLDSMDSGGNTPMMVAFNKNANEIATYLESKQGTQPVDGWFDD; translated from the exons ATGTTCATATCTTATTTGAACTGTGacgccagcagcaacaacagcagctacaactgcggcagcagcaacggcaacagcaatagcagcagcaacagcaacattaGCAATAGCAACACTGATATTTGCAACAATttcaactgcagcagcagcaacacgaACAGAGattgcaactgcaacagcgATACATGCAGCAATATCAAATGCAGCAGCAGCCATAGCCAAAATAGCACTGGTAGCACTAATGCCAACAGCAACACTATCATAGATTCCAACGGCGATTGCAATATCTGCAACGATATTAactgcagcaacagcagcagcagcaactgcaacaaaAGCAGCGATTGCAACTATAGCAACAGTGTTGGCGTGGAGAATTGCAGCTGTAATTGCAATATATGCAACAATatcaactgcagcagcagcaattgtccctgcagcaacagcaacaccagcagcaacgCCCCCGCAGCAATATTCGGCATGGAGCGATTATTGCACGCAGTTCGCGAGGAGTTCCAAACAGAGGATGAGTACGAGGAGGAGTTGGACAGGTTGCACAGGAGCAGCATCAGCAGttgctgcagcagcaacagcaacagctacatcagcaacagcaacagcgaCGGCAGCAACACATCGGCTTCGCAGCCTCTGTCGCCGTCGCTGCCGACGCCACGACGTCGACTTCAGCGCAGCGATAGTTTCGGATCGGTTGGGGGCGGTGTggcggggggcgtggccggCGCGGGGGCGGCGGGAGCGGGCGGAGTGCGGCGCTTTCGCCGCTCCTCAATCGGCATGCAGCGGAAGTCGGCCTTCCGGCAGCGGAAGCTCGACTCCCTGGGGGCGTGGCGGCGGAAGAG GCGTACCGCTTCCGCCAGCAATTCCCGGAGACCCATAAGGATTGTGCCCGACTGGACTGAGAATGCGGTGCAGGGCGAGCACTACTGGAAGCCCACCTCGGCCTCCGGCGATCTTTGCTGCCTGAATGAGGAGTGCATT AAAAGCGGTCAGCGGATGAAGTGCTCCGCCTGCCAGCTGGTTGCGCACCACAACTGCATTCCCTTCGTGAACGAGAAGAGCACCCTGGCCTGCAAGCCGACCTACCGGGACGTGGGCATCCGGCAGTACCGGGAGCAgaccaccacccaccaccacTGGGTGCACCGCAAGCTGGAGAAGGGCAAGTGCAAGCAGTGCGGCAAG TTCTTTCCTATGAAGCAGGCGGTGCAAAGCAAGCTTTTTGGGTCGAAGGAGATTGTGGCGTTGGCCTGTGCCTGGTGCCACGAGGTCTACCACAACAAGGAGGCCTGTTTTAACCAGTCCAAAATCGGCGAGGAGTGTCGTCTGG GCAACTATGCGCCCATCATTGTGCCGCCTTCGTGGATTGTAAAGCTGCCGACCAAGGGCAACTTCAAGTCCTCGATACGCGTGAGCAACAAGAACAATGCCGCCTCCGGGTCAGGGGGCGGGGCAGGTGGCTCGGGGGGCGGCGGGGCAGGAGGCGGAGGCGGGGGCGGAGGCAAGAGCAAGAAGCAGACGCAGCGCCGGCAGAAGGGCAAGGAGGAAAAGAAGGAGCCGCGGGCGTTCATTGTGAAGCCCATTCCGTCGCCGGAGGTAATCCCGGTCATTGTGTTTATTAATCCGAAGTCGGGCGGCAATCAGGGCCACAAGCTGCTGGGCAAGTTCCAGCATCTGCTCAATCCGCGCCAGGTGTTCGATCTTACGCAGGGCGGCCCAAAAATGGG CCTGGACATGTTCCGGAAGGCGCCCAATTTGAGGGTCCTGGCGTGCGGAGGCGACGGCACCGTCGGCTGGGTCCTTTCCGTCCTGGACCAGATCCAACCGCCACTCCAACCAGTTCCGGCAGTCGGTGTCCTTCCTTTGGGCACCGGAAATGATCTCGCTCGCGCCCTCGGATGGGGAGGG GGCTACACGGACGAGCCGATCGGGAAGGTGCTGAGGGAGATTGGGATGTCGCAGTGCGTGCTCATGGACCGCTGGCGGGTGAAGGTCACGCCCAACGAGGACGTCACCGATGACCATGTGGACCGCAGCAAGCCGAACGTCCCCTTGAACGTCATCAACAACTACTTCTCCTTCGGCGTGGACGCCCATATCGCCCTGGAGTTCCACGAGGCGCGGGAGGCCCATCCGGAGCGCTTCAACTCCCGGCTGCGTAACAAGATGTACTACGGCCAGATGGGCGGCAAGGATCTGATCCTGCGCCAGTACCGCAACCTCTCCCAGTGGGTAACGCTCGAGTGCGACGGCCAGGACTTCACCGGAAAGCTCCGCGACGCCGGCTGCCACGCCGTCCTCTTCCTCAACATTCCCAG CTATGGCGGCGGCACCCACCCGTGGAACGACTCCTTTGGCGCCTCGAAGCCCTCGATCGACGACGGCCTGATGGAGGTGGTCGGACTGACCACCTACCAGCTGCCCATGCTGCAGGCAGGGATGCACGGCACCTGCATCTGCCAGTGCCGGAAGGCCCGTATCATCACCAAACGGACAATTCCGATGCAGGTGGACGGAGAGGCCTGCCGCGTGAAGCCCTCGGTGATCGAGATCGAGCTGCTCAACAAGGCGCTGATGCTGTCCAAAAGGAAGCACGGACGCGGCGATGTCCA GGTAAACCCCCTAGAGAAGATGCAGCTGAACATCTTGCGCGTCACCATGCAACAGTACGAGCAGTACCATTATGACAAGGAGATGCTCCGCAAGCTGGCAAACAAACTTGgccaaatcgaaatcgaaTCCCAGTGCGATCTGGAGCATGTGCGCAACATGCTCAACACCAAGTTCGAGGAATCCATCTCCTATCCGAAGGTCTCCCAGGACTGGTGCTTCATCGACT CCTGCACCGCGGAGCACTACTTCCGCATCGACCGTGCCCAGGAGCACCTGCACTACATCTGCGACATCGCCATCGACGAGCTGTATATCCTGGACCACGAGGCGGCCACCATGCCGCAGACGCCCGACCAGGAGCGCTCCTTCGCGGCCTTCTCGCAGCGGCAGGCGCAGAACGAGAGGCGCCAACTGGACCAGGCCCAGGGCCACGGCCCGGGCAGCACCG aTGAGGATTTGCAAATTGGCTCCAAGCCCATTAAAGTGATGAAGTGGAAGAG CCCTATACTGGAGCAAACTTCCGATGCCATACTACTAGCAGCCCAGAGCGGCGATCTCAATATG TTACGTGCACTACATGAACAAGGATACTCACTACAGTCAGTGAACAAGAACGGACAGACGGCGTTGCACTTCGCCTGCAAATACAACCACAGGGACATTGTCAAATATATTATCGCGAGCGCCACACGACGCCTCATCAACATGGCCGACAAGGAGCT TGGACAGACGGCGCTCCACATTGCCGCCGAGCAGAACCGTCGCGACATCTGCGTAATGCTGGTGGCCGCTGGCGCTCATCTGGACAGCATGGACTCCGGCGGAAACACGCCCATGATGGTGGCCTTCAACAAGAACGCCAACGAGATAGCCACGTATTTGGAAAGTAAGCAGGGGACGCAGCCCGTCGACGGCTGGTTTGACGACTAG